TCTTGTACAGCATTAGTAATACATTTCCAGATAAAACTGTAAGTCTCCAATTAATACATTCAAACACATCAGGAATTCTTTGTTTCAGTTTCTCATTAGTGATGTCCTGCCTGGAGCTCAGTTTCTTTAGGTCCTAGTCTCAGGATTTCTCTTCATCCTTCTGAGGATTCTTTCAATTCATCTTCAGTCTTGAACCCGTTTCCTGGGCCTCACTTTACACTTGTGTTTGGAGGGGCACTTCCTCCAGCAACTGGGGAAGGGTGCGTggagtgtgtgtgtcctgtgtgaCACACCACGGTACAGGATCCTGGGCGGGACGTGCCGTGTGTCCTCTGAATGCCAGGCTGTTAAGGGAGCAGGGGAAGTGCTGCCAGGCTGAGGCGGGTTGTCAGCATGTCTGGACGTGTTTCCTGCACGAGATGTCACTCTGGGTTTTCTTTCATCGTGAAGAGTTAAGCCCTCTCCTTGCCAACTGTTTTTTCACTCGTCTTAAACAGTTTTGTGGAGCAACATCCTTCAGGTGGTTGTGAGCCGGTAAGAGCAGCTGGTGTGTTACTGCTGATTATTGGCAACTTGTTCTCACTCCGCATTTAAGATGCATGTGACCTGCAGTAGCCGCCCCTGCTTCCCCTCCAAAAAAGCCCAGGCTTCATTCTCCAAAGTAGAGAAGCCAGAAAAGGGTTCTCAAGTGCCCATCACCATTCTCCGTCCAGAAGGACTTGTGATGGCCCCTCCACCATGCTGCGCCATGGGGCTTGGCCGCTGTGAGGGCACGGTAGGAGCGCCCGCGCTCACCATCTTTGGAACAGCTGGCCAGTCCACCCCAATGCCGTGACAGAAATCCATCTTTCTCCCATCCCTGTTTTGACTCGGATCGCTGCTGATGGTTGCGCGCTGTGCATCCAGTCTCCCCCTGCCAGCCTATACTCCTTATTGCAGGAAGTGCCcccctttaaagaaaaaggaaatgctcCTGGAATCAGGGCTCCAGCCGAGCTGACCTCATGGCTCCTCCTGGAGTCTCTTCTCAGGTTGGTGCAGGGTCAGAAGCAGTTCAGCTAATGCCACTTCCTAACTTGCTCCTGGGATTGGTCTCAATCTCGAGGACCTCTCCTTAGTTCTTTGGGTAATTACTACCTGTCTCTTTTCCCTATTAAATTACACCTTCAAGAGGTTTTCTGTCTCTTGATCGCCATCCTGTCCAGAGCACCCGGCCCAGTGCCTCCCATGCAGTGGAGACATACTAGGTACTAGTTGAGGAAAAGCGAAAGCGTGTTCACATAACCTGTAGTTTAGCAGAAGGATGGCAATAACTAACGCAATACAACGCAtcattcagtgtgtgtgtgtgtgtgtgtgcgcgcgctcTCCCCAGGCAGGAGATCGGTTCTATGTGGGAAGCACTCACGCGGCCACAGGAAACGAGAGCAGGAGGGGAACGGGAGTGAGGAGACCGAGGCAGCGGCTGAGGGGTGCAGAGTAGGAGGGCGGCACGGGGACACAAGCCTGGGTCTTGTTAGCCAAAGATCTGGACCTCACCCAGTGGCCGGGGTGGGGGCCGCTGGAAGTTTCAGTGAAGGGCCCCAAGGGGGCCTGTCATCTCTGCATTCCAGAAAGCTCACTCTATGCCGGGCCAGGGAGGACGCTGTCATCTGAGCAGCAGGCGTCGGGCTCCACAGCCGCCGGGCCAGGATGTTCtcggggagggtgggagggcgGACCAGTGGAGGAACCACCCTCCGACCTCCCTCCTCAGCAGGGCTGACCTGGGGAGACAGTGTCCTGGGCACAAGCAGGGCAGGCCCAGAGCCACAGCGTGTTCCAGCTCCTCCCTGCCCGGCACTGCAGCTGGAGGGGGGGGCACACTACAGTCTCCCCGAGGTGAGTTGCCATCACTCTGTATTTAGTGCAGGAGACGGTGCAGGCCCAGAGCACCCTAGTGCTGAAAGCAGTGCAGGACGGAGGCAGCACAGAGCAGGCCATCCTGGAGATGCAGAGGAGCTTCGACACTGTAAGTGGGGACCGCAGCCCTTTCCCCGGGCGTGTTTTTGGTTTTGTCACTAAGACCCGCACACACATCTTTAAAGTTGCCATTTTTCAGTCCAGAAGAGGCCAGTACAGGTCTTGAGGGAATGGGCCAGGGTAGAGGCCAGTTTCCTCCCCGAGGCTCTCCAGCATGACGTGGCCCAGAGGGGCCCTGCTGCAAAATGCAGCTGCACTGCCTGTAATGCCCTGCAAGGGACCGGCATGCCCTTGGTGTGCGCCATTTATTGTGCATTCTGAGTTGCACAACTCTCTTCTTCCTCACTGCCTTTCCCTAGACACAAGCAGAGTTTACAGAAATGAGGTCTGACCTGAAGCACCTTGAAGTTTTAGTTGCCCAGCAGAGCCAGGTCTTCCAGCAGCTGTGTGAGCAACTGGGCTGGGTGAATGTGCCCAGTGTCCTAGCAGAGCTGAAGAGGTGGATCTCAGAACGCCGGGTTCCCGGGTCTGTGAAAGACAGCGCATCCCAGACCTCACCACCTCCGGCCCGGAGCCGCAGATGCACCAGGAAGGACAGCTGTGCCCCTGCAGGACCAGTGATGTGGCAGGCCCGGGCCCCGCCTGCCACGTGGGCCCTTGGTGTAGGCTCTGTGCAGCCCGGGGCACTCGGCATCGGGGAGGAAGGAGCCCAGAGTGACGCTCTCCAAGACGACCCGGTGCTGCTGGCGCATAGAGCCTGCCAAGGAGCCCTGTGCTTGAAGGACAAGGCCGTGCAGACGAACCGCAAGGACAGGGCTGGTCGTAAAACAAGCCCTGAGCACCAGGGTGCCAGCGTCCCAGGACACAAGGCTCCTGGTGACAGAGACCTGGTTTCCCAAGGTCCTTCCAGACTCACATCCCTGGACTTGAACAACTTTGCAACCAGCACTAAGAACACCTGCCAAAAATGTCAAGCCAAAGGCATGTCTTTGTGTGACTCTTGCAAACACAGGTTGGTGCccagacagaaaggcagaagtgtcggaaggaggaggaagggcaggaagcTGCAGCCCAGGAGGGCCCACAGAGGCAGGAAGCGAGAGCCCACCCCGGAGAGGCCCAAACCCCTTGCCCAGCCACCAGTCCGCCCTGCTCGGGGCGTCACAGTCACAGCCCAGAAGGCAGTGACGGCAGAGCCAGGGGACCGCCTGCAGCTGGGTGGACACGCCCCCCAAGACGGCCTGCGTTCTCAAGGCCCCCAGGGGCACCGGCGGACAAGTTGGCTGGGCAGCCTCACCCTCGGGCTTGCAGAGACCCCTCTGCGCAAGGAGCCGCGGAAGAGGAGGCTCTACGACCTGGGCTTCGACAGCAGCGATGATGGCTTCTGACTGGCCCTGGGTCCGCAGCTGCTGCTTGCTGGTTTCGGCGGGAAGAACCGCGGAACACTGGGCAGGCAGACAGCAGAAGCCCCGAGCCTCCTTGAGGCCAGAGGCCCTGCTGCGGGGGGTCAGGGCAGGGCCTGTGATGGGGGCTGAAGGGGGTGGGGAAGTcagtgggggtggaggaagggagggctgCCTCCCCGAGGGCGCGTGTGGCCGTTACTGGGGCGGCATGACTCCCAAACACGTTCGTggtctttaaaatattctctaCACATAGTGCCTTTCTGGGCAGCTGCAGGAGTTTTTTTGTAATCCAGTCTTGTTGCCAAAGCGCTCGAATCTTTTGGTCAGTGGCCATGTTACAGGACACACTGGTCACCTCACGAACAGGGAAGCAGAGTGGGCGAGCTGCCCacgacagaggcccagagccccgCCATCCACAAGCCTTGATGTCCCACCTTTCTCGGGGCGCCTTCTCCGCTGTCCTGTCCCTCGACCATGCGTACAGCCAGCAAGGGCACTTGGAGGGCCTGTGTCATTCCGGGGGGCAGCGGGCCTAGAGGGACTTTGGGTTTCCATTTTTATCTTCCTgaagtttttgaatttttgcaatatatatgtatttcttttgtaataaaaaccaaataaacGTTTTACTAAAGATACAGAGGTAaagcatatgttttttttttttttcattaagttcGTTGTATTGACCTGCCGTCAGCTTATGTAAGGAAAGCAGACGAGGCACAGTCCATCTGTAAGTTCCTGAGCTTCTCGCAAGAAGATCGTGGAGGGGAACGTCCTACTCGGGCCTTTCCTCTTAGGACAGTAGAAATCCTCCTGGATGGACAGCCGGCATCCAGGACTTGCCCTTTTCCAAGCCGGTGCTGTAGATGACGCTGGACCTCGCGTGGACGGTCACGGATAGCAGTGGTTCTTAACTTggcttttatattctttattcagGGGTGTGTACCCCGCAAATGTCTGAAGAGAGTCAGTTTGCCCGTGACCCCTCTGGCAGGGTGCCAGGCACCAGACGAAGCTGCGCTCCCATTCCCAGCAGCTGGCCAGGCCGAGGGGCTGCAGCCTTGGGCTCCGCCCTCCACCGGCCCCATGGGCCTGTGCGAGCAAGGCTCGGCTGGACGGAGCTCTGCCCCACGGTGGGGAGGCCTCCCAGGCCTTTCCGAACTGACTGCAGGTGTCTGTTGAGCAGTTGGCAGGACTCATGCAGACCACGGGGGTCTGTATCTGGAGATCTTTTCATGACTCTAAGTtgaaagttttatcattttaattccaAGTTGAGACCCTGTTGAGAGAACTCCATCAGCATTTATGACTGTGACCTTCTCACTGAAGTCTCTGTCCAACTTTGAAATGCCAAAGCAGGACCCTCTCTTCTCTGATTCTGTGGTGAGTTATGAAATATTTGGTTCTTCAGAAGTCTTTCATTTTGTGTAATGAAGCCGAAAGTCAGAGTGACTCCATGTTCCACAAACTGGGTGTTTCTGCAGAATGAACAATAACTCACCTCCTAATAAGGCTGGGTTCGTTAAAATTACACTGCCTATCTCCGGCAGTCATCAGGAGGGCTATtctgattcttattttattcctaaggctttttgtttttctgtgtcccTGCGAGACTGGGTGCGTGACATTGCCCCAGGCACCTCCCCAGAGCAGGAAACAGTCTCTGGCTGTCTGCCTGCTGAGAGCTGAGGTTCGGGGAGGCCGGGATGGAGGGCCTCGGACGCCTAGGCagggcccctccctctccccagaccTGCTGCCGTCTGAGGACGCACAGGAAGCTACGCGGGCACCTGCGTATTCGATGTCACTGCAGAAGGGACTTTCCTGACCTCTCCTCTCCCACAGGAGCTAGCCCCACTCACCGGCCGTTCCCTCGCCctgttttaatttccatctcCAGTGGCGTCCTCGCCTCCAAGAGGGGGTCTGACACGAGCATACGGCCGATACGCTCGAGCAGGCCCATCCTGCAAGTCGGCTCCCGACTGCATGGTCTCCCAAGGAGGCTCTCCTGCAAGACGCCCTCTCCGCTCTCCCAGGCCAGCTCCCAGCACCCCTCTCCATCCAACATGCCCAGAAAACAACACTTTTCTGCCCTCAAAAAAGAGAGCTGCTTCCTACAAGGGCTGAGCAGTTAAGAAAATGTTTCTATGCCACGTCCTAGGCCAAAACTCTTCTATCAAATCAGGCATTTTCCAGCTGGCCTAGCAGAGTCCTTCCTCACTAGGGCTAGGATACATGGTCAAGTATATTTCCTGGGCGAAACTCTGTTCATGGTATAAATATTTACGTGGAGCCTAAAATATTAATGCtcttcccacacacaccccaGGAAGAACGCCGATTCCAGCACCTCAGACATCTGGGGCGGCGGCTACATCAGCGGTCTGCTGCCCGCACACCCCATTTGCTGGTCCTCGTTGCTGCACGTGCTTCAGTGGGAGGACGCACCACCCTGGCACCAGCGGAGCCCCCAGCCCAGCCGGTCGGGAGGAGGGGGATCGGCCTGTGCGGCCTGCTCAGCAGTGTGATCACTACGGCTCACAGCTCCTCCGGCGGCAGGACGGCGCTGCAGCCCTGTCGGCACCTTTCTGGGGGCCCAGGTGAGGGGCGCAGGCCCGGGgtgtctgcctccctccctccccctcagaGTCTTCCCTGGGCTTGGGAGTGGAGGGCCCAGGAGAATGCCAAGGAGCCAGGGCAGGTGGGCCAGGACGTGGCTCCCCAGTTCCCCTAGTgaggggggcaggaggcaggcagaggagagCCCTGGACCCAGAGGTGAGAAGGGGCCTCACTGCCCTGGCAGGAGCCATAGAGAGGCAGGAGCTGGCTATTCGGAAGGGCAATGTCGAAGGTTCTGGGTTAGACCCGTGTGGCTGGACGGCCGTTCCTTGGGTGTGGAGCACACGGCAGTCTAGACAGGGCCAAGGGCAGGGTCACTGTTTCCAGCCCACAGGCGTCCTTGaagtgtcctttttttttttttttttttttgatttttttttttttttttttttgagagggcatctctcatatttattgatcaaatggttgttaacaacaataaaattcagtatagggggggtcaatgctcaatgtacaatcattaatccatctcaagcctaattctcgtcagtctccaatcttctgaagcataacgaacaagttcttacatggtgaacgaattcttacagagtgaataaattcttacatggtgaacagtacaagggcagtcatcacagaaactttcggttttgatcatgcaatatgacctataaaccatcaggtcaaatatgaatattcatttgatttttgtacttgatttatatgttgatcccacatttctcctattattattattatttttatttttaataaaatgctgaagtgtaggtagatgcaagataaaggtagaaaacatagtttagtgctgtaagaaggcaaatgtagatgatcagatgatcaggtgtgtgtctatggactaagtattaatccaggctagacaagggcagcaagacatccacggatgcagaagatttctctcaaagcagggggggtgaggttctgagcctcacctctgttgatccccaaattctcacctgatggcccccctgcgactgtgcctgtcttaggttgttcctcccttgaggaatcttacccgtttgAAGTGTCCTTTTGAAAGACCTGCTCCTCTGCTCCTCGCCAGACCTTCCTCCGCTCAGCCACGCACTCACCCCTCCCCGTGCCGTTCCCCAGCCTCCCCTCTGGTCCCAGCTTCTCCTGGCAGCTTCCAGCTCCTGCCTTACTACTGTCACAAAGTGCACCAGGCTGCACGGAGCTGGCTTCTAGGAGCTTCAACACCAGTGGGCACAGCCAGCGGCTCTGGAAACCTCTCATAGGCTGGATGGGCCCAGCTACTCACATGGCTTGTGCTGTGGCTTCGATTGGCCTTTTGCGACCAGGTTCCACAGCTCCTATTTATTCTCGAAGCTGTCTTGTTTCCATTTTGATTCTGCAAATCTGAATTAGTTTGGTGTTTCCACGGAAACAGTTCAGCAATTGTCTGACTTGCCAAGACGAACTGCGGGGGAGAAAATCGAATGATGCAaaacatttttagtttcttgaacaTGACTTACTGATGTCTCCCCAAGAAGTCTTTGGTCCCAGCTCCCTGCAAACCTGAGgacaatttattaaaataaatgttctagGCTCTGTTCTCCCTCCAGCTAAATCCCCGGAGACCCACTCGGCAAACCCCTCGCCGTGTGCAGCTGGCCCACATCAGCCCACTGCACTGAAGCAGAGGCTGTGGGGTCGTTTGGGCGCTCAGGGAGCCGGGGGAGTGACAGATGGCACTGGGTGAGCATCTGTATGGCCACCCCTGCTAACCTGGGACCAGCAGCACTGGTTCACTCCACAGCTATGTTTCTACAGCAAAGAAATGCTCCTTATTCAAGGCTTCCAGGATGAATTGCCCATTTGGTAAATCTAAATTTTCATGTAAAGTCTTTGCTAAACTGTTGGTACACCTGTCTCTCCCGCAGGGAGAACCTGAGCCTCCTCCCATGCCACCTCTACCCAACACTTGGCCCTTGTTCCCAAGGGCCATAGTCTTCACCACGGGCAGAGCAAGTCCTCCTGCCTCAGCCTTCAAGGGCCAGGGCTGGACCCCTGCTCCGAGGAGCCATGTCCCTGCGAGGC
The DNA window shown above is from Manis javanica isolate MJ-LG chromosome 3, MJ_LKY, whole genome shotgun sequence and carries:
- the IHO1 gene encoding interactor of HORMAD1 protein 1 → MNFNVWSIKEMLSIPSGSGTTKSSHWTNNQTDCSSLSDSQFLFGSQFYPENSETLPAPLDFGVHARHPKQSQQNLLDNEPSIFTKYQTKPQLFGGYRKDGALFPLPLSAGKPKGLWEQFEEEKKRAEEQCDSETIRNFTSYVRESIHKLQTSVENLEEHLSSRSQSILDSLETVAKTLQETVQAQSTLVLKAVQDGGSTEQAILEMQRSFDTTQAEFTEMRSDLKHLEVLVAQQSQVFQQLCEQLGWVNVPSVLAELKRWISERRVPGSVKDSASQTSPPPARSRRCTRKDSCAPAGPVMWQARAPPATWALGVGSVQPGALGIGEEGAQSDALQDDPVLLAHRACQGALCLKDKAVQTNRKDRAGRKTSPEHQGASVPGHKAPGDRDLVSQGPSRLTSLDLNNFATSTKNTCQKCQAKGMSLCDSCKHRLVPRQKGRSVGRRRKGRKLQPRRAHRGRKREPTPERPKPLAQPPVRPARGVTVTAQKAVTAEPGDRLQLGGHAPQDGLRSQGPQGHRRTSWLGSLTLGLAETPLRKEPRKRRLYDLGFDSSDDGF